In the Nymphalis io chromosome 2, ilAglIoxx1.1, whole genome shotgun sequence genome, one interval contains:
- the LOC126773054 gene encoding protein ECT2 isoform X2 has product MPTMLALVEQLRSYLGGGCSTAPCVYVSESCIECERVRAACERLGALATVRGPDSLPSPQQLPAPPSYLVTAPFEGELFDAAHKAKYRVLGPTAVLQLAEREEPPPANARPLYSLAMRGAVICFSGFRKKDELTYLITLIHYMGGSIRKDMSSKVTHLIAAAATGDKYRYASGFGLPVLARSWVDACWERRDDPACLATDDAMIKEHKLKVFAGARVCFVGFPEDETQHMAEVLASNGGATCALDDADCTHVVMANGETFGRSLILSPHLNTPNTSAKPLQSTPNRSQTTPKSSLYRRLSARLSGRRASPNKQTNQTNDERIQDDREECLKLARDNIRNRLSNDKEKSQSEDISIINIGKSFIDDMCSDVHDSSNTSNAEMRKYKGSNKENKYLSQIIHGSGRNNSKEKREVFRNKSLNVFNIVDCLAEAGSLQSSLTKSLCELDPKDDPGFPLPVSAVNKDLQHSNTTISSGKKRSRNSTESNFQISMIDSNNLSPDKSEDVNWKTIKRLKIKDSFKFKNKPTIFKRTKKESVSKTSGDITVEALTPEIVKPTDPAGEFVASTSSPIREYDNTSISSMNISKQSGFFDISFASIRSSKTIKSASKLRRSVKSFTASFRSERKKKYEKRAERNTVQVDANHLPAELKNMSTPKRDLDDMNFDISPVQVDTVDSTDMRTPVREDVDVDELDDSVIFKTPQSVWLRAHRHSICGGAERGGPAPRPAPAPSPRRAELRASPPPTRDARALSQCHGLSLPVVDEHNTVVAPECSLRVHVVKAEWFWASVQNEEAQDEREYLFKDYLEEVSRRSSVGGACAAGADEGAGAGAAGGTPAALQRLRKRKLRGGDAALHKRRSSVGDAVLLSLSGNLLDCTPSPDGKQLLEESEVPDNVVRKLMSPRQQVFMELLQTESNYVGILHTIVNMFKQPLEEMAEEDSSNGKNQALLNNTELKIIFGNLPPIYELHQRMLEELHYAQAHWSEEVSIGRLVLKYTPDMVKAYPPFVNFFENTKEMLQQCDRENPRFHAFLKICQTKPECGRQSLQELLIRPVQRLPSISLLLDDILKHTHKSNPDHAALVSALAGLREVMSHINEDKRKTEGQLQMFDIYNDIDQCPAHLVSSHRSFVSRCEVVELSKELSGRGDHLVLFLFTDTMEVCKKRSKAFNSKSPTNGTGTMRIGSSKPYRHISLMPLSTVKRVVDIREAEDCHNVFALMCRSNQELKEKLYSFMITDETVDKSHFLRQLCRQMANTVCKADADKFLACLESHQLDIDTSDLALSTLSKVSKFAARTRIKLEALAGLGGWLRADPGAVLLDTWVLRAHLLAQVGRALSFNKTPSKLKRAMSSMISPFGSTSNLTPASQLAQMRLASCNNINEMGASGGGEGGSVLVAPLSVQPTRKAGAGAAAALRRF; this is encoded by the exons ATGCCAACCATGCTAGCGTTGGTAGAGCAACTGCGGTCATATCTCGGTGGAGGCT GCTCGACAGCGCCGTGTGTATACGTGAGCGAATCGTGCATCGAGTGCGAACGAGTACGCGCTGCATGCGAGAGACTGGGTGCGCTGGCTACGGTGCGGGGCCCCGACTCCCTGCCCTCACCGCAGCAGCTGCCGGCGCCACCCTCCTACCTAGTGACCGCTCCATTTGAGGGAGAACTCTTCGATGCAGCACATAAAGCTAAATATAG GGTCCTGGGGCCCACAGCAGTGCTGCAGCTGGCGGAGCGCGAGGAGCCACCGCCAGCGAACGCACGACCTCTTTACTCGCTGGCGATGCGCGGCGCAGTCATATGCTTCTCAGGATTCCGAAAAAAGGATGAACTT ACGTACCTGATAACACTGATCCACTATATGGGCGGGTCAATCCGTAAAGACATGTCGAGTAAGGTGACGCACCTCATCGCTGCGGCGGCCACGGGTGACAAGTACCGGTACGCATCGGGCTTTGGGCTGCCCGTGCTGGCGCGCTCCTGGGTCGACGCCTGCTGGGAACGTCGGGACGACCCCGCGTGCCTCGCGACTGACGATGCTATGATT AAGGAGCACAAATTGAAGGTGTTCGCGGGGGCGCGTGTGTGTTTCGTCGGGTTCCCGGAGGACGAGACGCAGCACATGGCGGAGGTGCTCGCCAGCAACGGCGGCGCCACCTGCGCGCTCGACGACGCCGACTGCACGCACGTC GTAATGGCCAATGGGGAGACTTTCGGTCGTTCGCTTATCCTATCACCTCATCTCAACACTCCCAATACATCAGCCAAACCTCTCCAATCTACACCAAATCGATCCCAAACCACTCCTAAGAGCTCTCTCTACCGTAGGCTCTCGGCTCGCCTTTCGGGCCGTCGCGCTAGTCCAAACAAACAAACCAATCAAACAAACGATGAAAGAATTCAAGATGACAGGGAAGAATGCTTGAAATTAGCGAGGGATAATATTAGAAATAGATTAAGCAATGATAAAGAAAAATCTCAGTCTGAAGATatcagtattattaatatagggAAGTCATTTATAGATGATATGTGCTCCGATGTTCATGACTCAAGTAATACATCTAATGCTGAAATGCGGAAATACAAAGGTAgcaataaagaaaacaaatatctGTCTCAAATTATTCACGGTAGTGGCAGAAATAATAGCAAAGAAAAGCGAGAAGTCTTTAGAAATAAgtctttaaatgtatttaacataGTCGATTGTTTGGCGGAAGCGGGATCTCTACAGTCTTCTCTAACGAAGAGCTTATGTGAATTAGATCCGAAAGATGATCCTGGTTTCCCGTTACCCGTTTCAGCGGTAAACAAAGATTTACAACATTCTAATACTACCATCTCTTCTGGTAAAAAAAGAAGTAGAAATTCTACGGAGTCCAATTTTCAAATTAGTATGATAGATAGTAATAACTTATCACCTGATAAATCTGAAGATGTTAATTGGAAGACAATCAAAAgacttaaaattaaagattcctttaaatttaaaaataaacctactatttttaaaagaacCAAAAAAGAATCCGTTTCTAAAACATCGGGAGATATCACGGTTGAAGCCTTAACTCCAGAGATTGTAAAACCTACGGACCCAGCGGGAGAATTTGTAGCTTCGACTTCCTCACCCATTAGAGAATACGACAATACATCTATTTCATCAATGAACATTAGTAAGCAGTCCGGATTCTTCGATATATCTTTTGCATCTATAAGAAGTtcaaaaactataaaatcaGCATCGAAATTAAGAAGGAGCGTAAAGTCGTTTACTGCTTCATTTAGAAgcgaacgaaaaaaaaaatatgaaaagagAGCCGAACGCAATACAGTCCAGGTAGACGCCAATCACCTACCCGCTGAATTGAAAAATATGTCAACGCCAAAGAGAGATCTCGACGATATGAATTTCGATATATCTCCGGTCCAAGTGGACACGGTGGACAGCACCGACATGAGGACACCCGTCAGGGAAGACGTAGATGTTGACGAGTTGGACGATTCAGTAATTTTTAAGACACCTCAAAGCGTATGGCTCCGCGCCCACCGGCACTCTATCTGCGGTGGGGCGGAGCGCGGCGGCCCCGCCCCCCGTCCCGCCCCCGCCCCCTCGCCGCGCCGCGCCGAGCTGCGCGCCTCGCCGCCTCCCACCCGCGACGCCCGTGCCTTGTCGCAATGCCATGGACTATCGCTACCG GTGGTAGACGAGCACAACACGGTGGTGGCGCCAGAGTGCTCACTACGAGTCCATGTCGTCAAGGCGGAGTGGTTTTGGGCTTCGGTGCAAAATGAGGAGGCGCAGGACGAAAGAGAGTACCTTTTCAAAGAC TATCTGGAGGAGGTGTCGAGGCGGTCGTCGGTGGGCGGCGcgtgcgcggcgggcgcggacgagggcgcgggcgcgggcgcggcgggcggcacGCCGGCGGCGCTGCAGCGCCTCCGCAAGCGCAAGCTGCGCGGCGGCGACGCGGCGCTGCACAAGCGCCGCTCCTCAGTGGGCGACGCCGTGCTGCTCAGTCTGTCCGGGAACCTGCTCGACTGCACGCCCTCGCCGGACGGCAAGCAGCTACTAGAAG AGTCCGAAGTACCTGACAATGTGGTGCGAAAATTGATGTCACCGCGACAGCAAGTTTTCATGGAATTACTTCAGACAGAATCGAATTATGTTGGAATACTACACACCATTGTAAAT ATGTTTAAACAACCGCTGGAAGAAATGGCCGAAGAGGATAGCAGTAATGGCAAAAATCAAGCTTTGCTCAATAACACGGAactcaaaattatttttggcAATTTGCCGCCTATTTATGAATTACACCA ACGGATGCTGGAAGAGCTTCATTACGCGCAGGCGCACTGGAGCGAGGAGGTGAGCATCGGGCGGCTCGTGCTCAAGTACACTCCCGACATGGTGAAGGCCTACCCGCCCTTCGTCAACTTCTTCGAAAACACCAAGGAGATGCTGCAACAATGCGACCGTGAGAACCCAAG atTTCATGCATTCCTGAAAATTTGTCAAACGAAACCCGAATGTGGACGACAAAGCTTGCAGGAATTGTTAATAAGACCAGTGCAGCGATTACCCAGTATAAGTCTGTTATTGGACG ATATTCTGAAGCACACGCACAAGAGCAACCCCGACCACGCGGCGCTGGTGTCGGCGCTGGCCGGCCTGCGCGAGGTCATGTCGCACATCAACGAGGACAAGCGCAAGACCGAGGGGCAGCTGCAGATGTTCGACATCTACAACGACATCGACCAGTGTCCG GCCCATCTCGTCTCATCACATAGGTCGTTCGTATCCCGCTGTGAAGTGGTTGAGTTATCGAAGGAACTCTCTGGTCGAGGCGACCATcttgttttgtttctttttacggaTACAATGGAAGTATGCAAGAAAAGATCCAAG GCTTTTAATAGTAAAAGTCCCACAAACGGCACGGGTACGATGCGCATTGGCTCCAGCAAACCGTACCGACACATCTCTCTCATGCCGCTCAGCACCGTCAAGCGTGTCGTCGACATACGGGAAGCGGAAG ATTGTCACAACGTGTTCGCGCTCATGTGTCGGAGCAACCAGGAGCTGAAGGAGAAGTTGTACTCGTTCATGATAACCGATGAGACCGTCGACAAATCACATTTCCTACGACAGCTGTGCAGGCAGATGGCCAACACTGTCTGTAAAGCGGATGCC GACAAATTTCTGGCATGCCTCGAGTCGCATCAGCTCGATATCGACACCAGCGACCTTGCACTGAGTACTCTCTCTAAAGTATCCAAGTTCGCAGCTCGCACCAGAATTAAG CTGGAGGCGCTGGCGGGGCTGGGCGGCTGGCTGCGCGCCGACCCGGGCGCCGTCCTGCTAGACACATGGGTATTGCGCGCTCACTTACTCGCACAG GTCGGGCGAGCGCTCTCCTTCAATAAAACTCCTTCGAAGCTAAAGCGGGCGATGTCGTCCATGATCTCACCGTTCGGCTCCACCTCCAACCTGACTCCCGCCTCGCAACTCGCGCAGATGAGACTCGCCagctgtaataatataaac GAGATGGGCGCGAGCGGCGGCGGCGAGGGCGGCTCGGTGCTGGTGGCGCCGCTGTCGGTGCAGCCCACGCGCAAGGCGGGCGCgggcgccgccgccgcgctgcgCCGCTTCTGA
- the LOC126773054 gene encoding protein ECT2 isoform X5 yields the protein MGPTRLPSTPEEEEPSQQLLSEPKTPDTAPLKYEMVLGPTAVLQLAEREEPPPANARPLYSLAMRGAVICFSGFRKKDELTYLITLIHYMGGSIRKDMSSKVTHLIAAAATGDKYRYASGFGLPVLARSWVDACWERRDDPACLATDDAMIKEHKLKVFAGARVCFVGFPEDETQHMAEVLASNGGATCALDDADCTHVVMANGETFGRSLILSPHLNTPNTSAKPLQSTPNRSQTTPKSSLYRRLSARLSGRRASPNKQTNQTNDERIQDDREECLKLARDNIRNRLSNDKEKSQSEDISIINIGKSFIDDMCSDVHDSSNTSNAEMRKYKGSNKENKYLSQIIHGSGRNNSKEKREVFRNKSLNVFNIVDCLAEAGSLQSSLTKSLCELDPKDDPGFPLPVSAVNKDLQHSNTTISSGKKRSRNSTESNFQISMIDSNNLSPDKSEDVNWKTIKRLKIKDSFKFKNKPTIFKRTKKESVSKTSGDITVEALTPEIVKPTDPAGEFVASTSSPIREYDNTSISSMNISKQSGFFDISFASIRSSKTIKSASKLRRSVKSFTASFRSERKKKYEKRAERNTVQVDANHLPAELKNMSTPKRDLDDMNFDISPVQVDTVDSTDMRTPVREDVDVDELDDSVIFKTPQSVWLRAHRHSICGGAERGGPAPRPAPAPSPRRAELRASPPPTRDARALSQCHGLSLPVVDEHNTVVAPECSLRVHVVKAEWFWASVQNEEAQDEREYLFKDYLEEVSRRSSVGGACAAGADEGAGAGAAGGTPAALQRLRKRKLRGGDAALHKRRSSVGDAVLLSLSGNLLDCTPSPDGKQLLEESEVPDNVVRKLMSPRQQVFMELLQTESNYVGILHTIVNMFKQPLEEMAEEDSSNGKNQALLNNTELKIIFGNLPPIYELHQRMLEELHYAQAHWSEEVSIGRLVLKYTPDMVKAYPPFVNFFENTKEMLQQCDRENPRFHAFLKICQTKPECGRQSLQELLIRPVQRLPSISLLLDDILKHTHKSNPDHAALVSALAGLREVMSHINEDKRKTEGQLQMFDIYNDIDQCPAHLVSSHRSFVSRCEVVELSKELSGRGDHLVLFLFTDTMEVCKKRSKAFNSKSPTNGTGTMRIGSSKPYRHISLMPLSTVKRVVDIREAEDCHNVFALMCRSNQELKEKLYSFMITDETVDKSHFLRQLCRQMANTVCKADADKFLACLESHQLDIDTSDLALSTLSKVSKFAARTRIKLEALAGLGGWLRADPGAVLLDTWVLRAHLLAQVGRALSFNKTPSKLKRAMSSMISPFGSTSNLTPASQLAQMRLASCNNINEMGASGGGEGGSVLVAPLSVQPTRKAGAGAAAALRRF from the exons ATGGGACCTACGCGGTTACCATCGACACCAGAAGAAGAAGAACCTTCGCAGCAACTTTTATCTGAACCTAAAACACCAGATACTGCACCTTTGAAATATGAAAT GGTCCTGGGGCCCACAGCAGTGCTGCAGCTGGCGGAGCGCGAGGAGCCACCGCCAGCGAACGCACGACCTCTTTACTCGCTGGCGATGCGCGGCGCAGTCATATGCTTCTCAGGATTCCGAAAAAAGGATGAACTT ACGTACCTGATAACACTGATCCACTATATGGGCGGGTCAATCCGTAAAGACATGTCGAGTAAGGTGACGCACCTCATCGCTGCGGCGGCCACGGGTGACAAGTACCGGTACGCATCGGGCTTTGGGCTGCCCGTGCTGGCGCGCTCCTGGGTCGACGCCTGCTGGGAACGTCGGGACGACCCCGCGTGCCTCGCGACTGACGATGCTATGATT AAGGAGCACAAATTGAAGGTGTTCGCGGGGGCGCGTGTGTGTTTCGTCGGGTTCCCGGAGGACGAGACGCAGCACATGGCGGAGGTGCTCGCCAGCAACGGCGGCGCCACCTGCGCGCTCGACGACGCCGACTGCACGCACGTC GTAATGGCCAATGGGGAGACTTTCGGTCGTTCGCTTATCCTATCACCTCATCTCAACACTCCCAATACATCAGCCAAACCTCTCCAATCTACACCAAATCGATCCCAAACCACTCCTAAGAGCTCTCTCTACCGTAGGCTCTCGGCTCGCCTTTCGGGCCGTCGCGCTAGTCCAAACAAACAAACCAATCAAACAAACGATGAAAGAATTCAAGATGACAGGGAAGAATGCTTGAAATTAGCGAGGGATAATATTAGAAATAGATTAAGCAATGATAAAGAAAAATCTCAGTCTGAAGATatcagtattattaatatagggAAGTCATTTATAGATGATATGTGCTCCGATGTTCATGACTCAAGTAATACATCTAATGCTGAAATGCGGAAATACAAAGGTAgcaataaagaaaacaaatatctGTCTCAAATTATTCACGGTAGTGGCAGAAATAATAGCAAAGAAAAGCGAGAAGTCTTTAGAAATAAgtctttaaatgtatttaacataGTCGATTGTTTGGCGGAAGCGGGATCTCTACAGTCTTCTCTAACGAAGAGCTTATGTGAATTAGATCCGAAAGATGATCCTGGTTTCCCGTTACCCGTTTCAGCGGTAAACAAAGATTTACAACATTCTAATACTACCATCTCTTCTGGTAAAAAAAGAAGTAGAAATTCTACGGAGTCCAATTTTCAAATTAGTATGATAGATAGTAATAACTTATCACCTGATAAATCTGAAGATGTTAATTGGAAGACAATCAAAAgacttaaaattaaagattcctttaaatttaaaaataaacctactatttttaaaagaacCAAAAAAGAATCCGTTTCTAAAACATCGGGAGATATCACGGTTGAAGCCTTAACTCCAGAGATTGTAAAACCTACGGACCCAGCGGGAGAATTTGTAGCTTCGACTTCCTCACCCATTAGAGAATACGACAATACATCTATTTCATCAATGAACATTAGTAAGCAGTCCGGATTCTTCGATATATCTTTTGCATCTATAAGAAGTtcaaaaactataaaatcaGCATCGAAATTAAGAAGGAGCGTAAAGTCGTTTACTGCTTCATTTAGAAgcgaacgaaaaaaaaaatatgaaaagagAGCCGAACGCAATACAGTCCAGGTAGACGCCAATCACCTACCCGCTGAATTGAAAAATATGTCAACGCCAAAGAGAGATCTCGACGATATGAATTTCGATATATCTCCGGTCCAAGTGGACACGGTGGACAGCACCGACATGAGGACACCCGTCAGGGAAGACGTAGATGTTGACGAGTTGGACGATTCAGTAATTTTTAAGACACCTCAAAGCGTATGGCTCCGCGCCCACCGGCACTCTATCTGCGGTGGGGCGGAGCGCGGCGGCCCCGCCCCCCGTCCCGCCCCCGCCCCCTCGCCGCGCCGCGCCGAGCTGCGCGCCTCGCCGCCTCCCACCCGCGACGCCCGTGCCTTGTCGCAATGCCATGGACTATCGCTACCG GTGGTAGACGAGCACAACACGGTGGTGGCGCCAGAGTGCTCACTACGAGTCCATGTCGTCAAGGCGGAGTGGTTTTGGGCTTCGGTGCAAAATGAGGAGGCGCAGGACGAAAGAGAGTACCTTTTCAAAGAC TATCTGGAGGAGGTGTCGAGGCGGTCGTCGGTGGGCGGCGcgtgcgcggcgggcgcggacgagggcgcgggcgcgggcgcggcgggcggcacGCCGGCGGCGCTGCAGCGCCTCCGCAAGCGCAAGCTGCGCGGCGGCGACGCGGCGCTGCACAAGCGCCGCTCCTCAGTGGGCGACGCCGTGCTGCTCAGTCTGTCCGGGAACCTGCTCGACTGCACGCCCTCGCCGGACGGCAAGCAGCTACTAGAAG AGTCCGAAGTACCTGACAATGTGGTGCGAAAATTGATGTCACCGCGACAGCAAGTTTTCATGGAATTACTTCAGACAGAATCGAATTATGTTGGAATACTACACACCATTGTAAAT ATGTTTAAACAACCGCTGGAAGAAATGGCCGAAGAGGATAGCAGTAATGGCAAAAATCAAGCTTTGCTCAATAACACGGAactcaaaattatttttggcAATTTGCCGCCTATTTATGAATTACACCA ACGGATGCTGGAAGAGCTTCATTACGCGCAGGCGCACTGGAGCGAGGAGGTGAGCATCGGGCGGCTCGTGCTCAAGTACACTCCCGACATGGTGAAGGCCTACCCGCCCTTCGTCAACTTCTTCGAAAACACCAAGGAGATGCTGCAACAATGCGACCGTGAGAACCCAAG atTTCATGCATTCCTGAAAATTTGTCAAACGAAACCCGAATGTGGACGACAAAGCTTGCAGGAATTGTTAATAAGACCAGTGCAGCGATTACCCAGTATAAGTCTGTTATTGGACG ATATTCTGAAGCACACGCACAAGAGCAACCCCGACCACGCGGCGCTGGTGTCGGCGCTGGCCGGCCTGCGCGAGGTCATGTCGCACATCAACGAGGACAAGCGCAAGACCGAGGGGCAGCTGCAGATGTTCGACATCTACAACGACATCGACCAGTGTCCG GCCCATCTCGTCTCATCACATAGGTCGTTCGTATCCCGCTGTGAAGTGGTTGAGTTATCGAAGGAACTCTCTGGTCGAGGCGACCATcttgttttgtttctttttacggaTACAATGGAAGTATGCAAGAAAAGATCCAAG GCTTTTAATAGTAAAAGTCCCACAAACGGCACGGGTACGATGCGCATTGGCTCCAGCAAACCGTACCGACACATCTCTCTCATGCCGCTCAGCACCGTCAAGCGTGTCGTCGACATACGGGAAGCGGAAG ATTGTCACAACGTGTTCGCGCTCATGTGTCGGAGCAACCAGGAGCTGAAGGAGAAGTTGTACTCGTTCATGATAACCGATGAGACCGTCGACAAATCACATTTCCTACGACAGCTGTGCAGGCAGATGGCCAACACTGTCTGTAAAGCGGATGCC GACAAATTTCTGGCATGCCTCGAGTCGCATCAGCTCGATATCGACACCAGCGACCTTGCACTGAGTACTCTCTCTAAAGTATCCAAGTTCGCAGCTCGCACCAGAATTAAG CTGGAGGCGCTGGCGGGGCTGGGCGGCTGGCTGCGCGCCGACCCGGGCGCCGTCCTGCTAGACACATGGGTATTGCGCGCTCACTTACTCGCACAG GTCGGGCGAGCGCTCTCCTTCAATAAAACTCCTTCGAAGCTAAAGCGGGCGATGTCGTCCATGATCTCACCGTTCGGCTCCACCTCCAACCTGACTCCCGCCTCGCAACTCGCGCAGATGAGACTCGCCagctgtaataatataaac GAGATGGGCGCGAGCGGCGGCGGCGAGGGCGGCTCGGTGCTGGTGGCGCCGCTGTCGGTGCAGCCCACGCGCAAGGCGGGCGCgggcgccgccgccgcgctgcgCCGCTTCTGA
- the LOC126773054 gene encoding protein ECT2 isoform X7, which translates to MDEMSKGMSQAGSISSTDKNQENDGSTAPCVYVSESCIECERVRAACERLGALATVRGPDSLPSPQQLPAPPSYLVTAPFEGELFDAAHKAKYRVLGPTAVLQLAEREEPPPANARPLYSLAMRGAVICFSGFRKKDELTYLITLIHYMGGSIRKDMSSKVTHLIAAAATGDKYRYASGFGLPVLARSWVDACWERRDDPACLATDDAMIKEHKLKVFAGARVCFVGFPEDETQHMAEVLASNGGATCALDDADCTHVVVDEHNTVVAPECSLRVHVVKAEWFWASVQNEEAQDEREYLFKDYLEEVSRRSSVGGACAAGADEGAGAGAAGGTPAALQRLRKRKLRGGDAALHKRRSSVGDAVLLSLSGNLLDCTPSPDGKQLLEESEVPDNVVRKLMSPRQQVFMELLQTESNYVGILHTIVNMFKQPLEEMAEEDSSNGKNQALLNNTELKIIFGNLPPIYELHQRMLEELHYAQAHWSEEVSIGRLVLKYTPDMVKAYPPFVNFFENTKEMLQQCDRENPRFHAFLKICQTKPECGRQSLQELLIRPVQRLPSISLLLDDILKHTHKSNPDHAALVSALAGLREVMSHINEDKRKTEGQLQMFDIYNDIDQCPAHLVSSHRSFVSRCEVVELSKELSGRGDHLVLFLFTDTMEVCKKRSKAFNSKSPTNGTGTMRIGSSKPYRHISLMPLSTVKRVVDIREAEDCHNVFALMCRSNQELKEKLYSFMITDETVDKSHFLRQLCRQMANTVCKADADKFLACLESHQLDIDTSDLALSTLSKVSKFAARTRIKVGRALSFNKTPSKLKRAMSSMISPFGSTSNLTPASQLAQMRLASCNNINEMGASGGGEGGSVLVAPLSVQPTRKAGAGAAAALRRF; encoded by the exons ATGGAcgaaatgtctaagggcatgtCACAAGCAGGAAGCATCTCTTCAACTGACAAAAATCAGGAGAATGATG GCTCGACAGCGCCGTGTGTATACGTGAGCGAATCGTGCATCGAGTGCGAACGAGTACGCGCTGCATGCGAGAGACTGGGTGCGCTGGCTACGGTGCGGGGCCCCGACTCCCTGCCCTCACCGCAGCAGCTGCCGGCGCCACCCTCCTACCTAGTGACCGCTCCATTTGAGGGAGAACTCTTCGATGCAGCACATAAAGCTAAATATAG GGTCCTGGGGCCCACAGCAGTGCTGCAGCTGGCGGAGCGCGAGGAGCCACCGCCAGCGAACGCACGACCTCTTTACTCGCTGGCGATGCGCGGCGCAGTCATATGCTTCTCAGGATTCCGAAAAAAGGATGAACTT ACGTACCTGATAACACTGATCCACTATATGGGCGGGTCAATCCGTAAAGACATGTCGAGTAAGGTGACGCACCTCATCGCTGCGGCGGCCACGGGTGACAAGTACCGGTACGCATCGGGCTTTGGGCTGCCCGTGCTGGCGCGCTCCTGGGTCGACGCCTGCTGGGAACGTCGGGACGACCCCGCGTGCCTCGCGACTGACGATGCTATGATT AAGGAGCACAAATTGAAGGTGTTCGCGGGGGCGCGTGTGTGTTTCGTCGGGTTCCCGGAGGACGAGACGCAGCACATGGCGGAGGTGCTCGCCAGCAACGGCGGCGCCACCTGCGCGCTCGACGACGCCGACTGCACGCACGTC GTGGTAGACGAGCACAACACGGTGGTGGCGCCAGAGTGCTCACTACGAGTCCATGTCGTCAAGGCGGAGTGGTTTTGGGCTTCGGTGCAAAATGAGGAGGCGCAGGACGAAAGAGAGTACCTTTTCAAAGAC TATCTGGAGGAGGTGTCGAGGCGGTCGTCGGTGGGCGGCGcgtgcgcggcgggcgcggacgagggcgcgggcgcgggcgcggcgggcggcacGCCGGCGGCGCTGCAGCGCCTCCGCAAGCGCAAGCTGCGCGGCGGCGACGCGGCGCTGCACAAGCGCCGCTCCTCAGTGGGCGACGCCGTGCTGCTCAGTCTGTCCGGGAACCTGCTCGACTGCACGCCCTCGCCGGACGGCAAGCAGCTACTAGAAG AGTCCGAAGTACCTGACAATGTGGTGCGAAAATTGATGTCACCGCGACAGCAAGTTTTCATGGAATTACTTCAGACAGAATCGAATTATGTTGGAATACTACACACCATTGTAAAT ATGTTTAAACAACCGCTGGAAGAAATGGCCGAAGAGGATAGCAGTAATGGCAAAAATCAAGCTTTGCTCAATAACACGGAactcaaaattatttttggcAATTTGCCGCCTATTTATGAATTACACCA ACGGATGCTGGAAGAGCTTCATTACGCGCAGGCGCACTGGAGCGAGGAGGTGAGCATCGGGCGGCTCGTGCTCAAGTACACTCCCGACATGGTGAAGGCCTACCCGCCCTTCGTCAACTTCTTCGAAAACACCAAGGAGATGCTGCAACAATGCGACCGTGAGAACCCAAG atTTCATGCATTCCTGAAAATTTGTCAAACGAAACCCGAATGTGGACGACAAAGCTTGCAGGAATTGTTAATAAGACCAGTGCAGCGATTACCCAGTATAAGTCTGTTATTGGACG ATATTCTGAAGCACACGCACAAGAGCAACCCCGACCACGCGGCGCTGGTGTCGGCGCTGGCCGGCCTGCGCGAGGTCATGTCGCACATCAACGAGGACAAGCGCAAGACCGAGGGGCAGCTGCAGATGTTCGACATCTACAACGACATCGACCAGTGTCCG GCCCATCTCGTCTCATCACATAGGTCGTTCGTATCCCGCTGTGAAGTGGTTGAGTTATCGAAGGAACTCTCTGGTCGAGGCGACCATcttgttttgtttctttttacggaTACAATGGAAGTATGCAAGAAAAGATCCAAG GCTTTTAATAGTAAAAGTCCCACAAACGGCACGGGTACGATGCGCATTGGCTCCAGCAAACCGTACCGACACATCTCTCTCATGCCGCTCAGCACCGTCAAGCGTGTCGTCGACATACGGGAAGCGGAAG ATTGTCACAACGTGTTCGCGCTCATGTGTCGGAGCAACCAGGAGCTGAAGGAGAAGTTGTACTCGTTCATGATAACCGATGAGACCGTCGACAAATCACATTTCCTACGACAGCTGTGCAGGCAGATGGCCAACACTGTCTGTAAAGCGGATGCC GACAAATTTCTGGCATGCCTCGAGTCGCATCAGCTCGATATCGACACCAGCGACCTTGCACTGAGTACTCTCTCTAAAGTATCCAAGTTCGCAGCTCGCACCAGAATTAAG GTCGGGCGAGCGCTCTCCTTCAATAAAACTCCTTCGAAGCTAAAGCGGGCGATGTCGTCCATGATCTCACCGTTCGGCTCCACCTCCAACCTGACTCCCGCCTCGCAACTCGCGCAGATGAGACTCGCCagctgtaataatataaac GAGATGGGCGCGAGCGGCGGCGGCGAGGGCGGCTCGGTGCTGGTGGCGCCGCTGTCGGTGCAGCCCACGCGCAAGGCGGGCGCgggcgccgccgccgcgctgcgCCGCTTCTGA